The genomic DNA AGTTCTTGGCCCCAGCTATTAAACCTAAACCTGGGAATCCAGCCGAAGCTAGAAAGTGTCCTACGACATCTTTAGTCTTAATAGCAACTGTGAATCTTCTTGGATTAAGCCCACTTCTTACTACAAATTTACTAAGTTTTTCGTCGAGTCGCTCTTTAAAGTCCTCGGGGGTTGGGTACTGTTCTGAGGAGTACCAAACCAAGAAAATCTCTCTCTGTACTACTTGTACCTTTTGTTTCATAAATAACCTCTATCAGGGCTGGGACGCAATACTGAGGGTCCACTCTCTTTACCTCCTTTGTACTAGTAGCAGTATAGGGTTTAATTTAAGACTTGTCAAGCGTTGGTCAATCAAAACCCCCGAGAAAAACCCTCGCCGCGCTATGCGCGGCGAGGGCGAAAAATAAAAATTGCCCAGCCCCGCACCGTACGGTGCGGGGCCCCAGCGACGGGCTTTTTTAAATTCCCTTTAACTCCGCCCTAAATATCTTTCTTTAGTTGGAAAATGTCAGTATTTTAAACTCGGAGTCGTCCCCAACTAGTCCTATTCCATAACCGCTCGTGAATATAGTAAAGAATTAGTTTTAAAATTACTTCAAAGAAACCAACTCCAAAAGAAAGCAGAATCTCTCCTGTAAAAATAAATACTATTATCATCGTTGTCAACGTTGCGAGAAATCTCCAGCTTATTGATTTTATAATACTTCTTCGATGATTAGCTTTCATATTTTTTGTCTTTAACCTTTAACGGATTATACCAAATTAAAGCTTCGATAAGAACCCCGCCGCGCATAGCACGGCGAGGGTAAAAAATAAAAATTGCCCAGCGACGGGCTTTTGGTTTAAATTTCCCTTGCCCTGAGCTTGTCGAAGGGCTCAACTTCGGCTCGCCGTCCGGAGCTTTAGCGAAGGACGGCCTAAATTTTGTCGATTAACCGTCAGAGGTCCGTCCTCTGTTTTTTAATAAATGGCCTCGTCTTTTTAGGGTGTCTCTATCTAGAAAGAATCGATATAAAATTATTTTTTTATC from Patescibacteria group bacterium includes the following:
- a CDS encoding DUF2061 domain-containing protein; the encoded protein is MKANHRRSIIKSISWRFLATLTTMIIVFIFTGEILLSFGVGFFEVILKLILYYIHERLWNRTSWGRLRV